In Hymenobacter sublimis, a single genomic region encodes these proteins:
- the dnaE gene encoding DNA polymerase III subunit alpha: protein MPVFSHLHCHTQYSLLDGQASISALMKKAQADGMPAVALTDHGNMFGAFNFVAEANKYNVKPIVGCEFYLVEDRHKKSFSREKGERDVRHHQLLLAKDQAGYQNLAKLCSMSFIEGVYSKYPRIDKELLLQYSEGLIATSCCIGAEIPQALLWKTEAEAEKLLQWWLDVFGQDYYIEIQRHGIENIDNTGKSQEDLNQVLLKWAQKYNVKVICTNDSHYVDQTDFAPHDLLLCVNTGEEHSIPVGDFQTKYFRLVSGENKVLYDHLDNLRPLASSDDQVRRQLMRIDEEAQMPKPRSRFGFPNDQFYFKSQDEMNHLFRDVPESVDNTNEIVDKITPPKLQRDILLPNFPIPAPFANADEFLRELTYVGAFGPSAGKGVVTMTKPPRYSERTPEIEERLDYELRIIETMGFAGYFLITQDFINHGRSVGVAVGPGRGSAAGSAVAYCVGITNIDPIKYSLLFERFLNPERVSMPDIDIDFDDVNRQRVIDYVVGKYGKTQVAQIITFGTMAAKSSIKDVARAMELPLPQTNELAKMVPEQVGTTLQKAFAENQELDMIRRDDAPDNLRGQILRLAEKLEGSVRNTGIHAAGVIIAPDDITKYIPVSTSKDSDLLVTQFDGKVIESAGMLKMDFLGLKTLTIIVDALALIKKNHGVDINIDDIPLDDPKTYELYQRGDTIGTFQFESEGMRMYLKDLKPTNIEDLIAMNALYRPGPMQFIPNFINRKHGREEIEYPHELLEPILNYSQGIMVYQEQIMQAAQILAGYSLGGADLLRRAMGKKDMKKMAQEREKFCEGAKKLHGIVAKKANEVFDVMEKFAAYGFNRSHSAAYSVVAYQTGYLKANYPAEYMAAVLTNNMSDIKKVTFFIEEARRQGVAVLGPDVNESILKFNVNEKGQIRFGMAAVKGAGEAAIENIVQERDKKGPYTDIFDFSKRVNLRAVNKKTFESLALSGAFDSFERYHRRQFVEAPSGDQNLIEKAVRMGQQYQADQDSAQQSLFGGGAFGAVAMPLPKVADMEPWAATELLRREKEVVGFYLSGHPLDDFKLEIDSYCTCGLDKVENYKNREVTVAGLISNVLFKTTKTGQPFVSFSVEDYESSLNLALFRDDYSRFSALINPRNYDKEQVPPMYIRGKYAQRFRDSDQFEFKILTMEPLFNVAEKLANGVRVQLDLRTITEPFMDRFMEAVEGCAGSKKLEIKFAEPHEHLTVDTYSRRYRIEPKEFIRKMREMEIDACQLI, encoded by the coding sequence ATGCCCGTATTCTCGCACCTCCACTGCCACACCCAATACTCCCTGCTCGATGGTCAGGCCAGCATTTCGGCCCTGATGAAAAAGGCCCAAGCCGATGGCATGCCCGCCGTAGCCCTTACCGACCACGGCAACATGTTTGGGGCCTTCAACTTTGTAGCGGAAGCCAATAAGTACAACGTGAAGCCCATTGTGGGCTGCGAGTTTTACCTGGTAGAGGACCGGCACAAGAAAAGCTTCAGCCGCGAAAAAGGCGAGCGGGACGTGCGCCACCACCAGCTGCTGCTAGCCAAGGACCAGGCCGGCTACCAGAACCTGGCCAAGCTCTGCTCCATGAGCTTTATTGAGGGCGTGTACAGCAAGTACCCCCGCATCGATAAGGAACTGCTGCTGCAGTACAGCGAAGGGCTTATTGCTACTTCCTGCTGCATCGGCGCCGAAATTCCGCAAGCCCTGCTCTGGAAAACCGAGGCAGAAGCCGAGAAGCTGCTGCAATGGTGGTTGGATGTGTTCGGGCAGGATTACTACATCGAAATTCAGCGCCACGGCATCGAGAACATCGACAACACGGGCAAAAGCCAGGAAGACCTGAACCAGGTGCTGCTAAAGTGGGCCCAGAAGTACAACGTTAAGGTTATCTGCACCAACGACTCCCACTACGTTGACCAGACCGACTTTGCGCCTCACGATCTGCTGTTGTGCGTAAACACGGGCGAGGAGCACAGCATCCCGGTGGGTGACTTCCAAACCAAGTATTTCCGGCTGGTTTCGGGGGAAAACAAAGTGCTCTATGACCACCTCGACAACCTGCGCCCCCTGGCTTCCTCCGACGACCAGGTGCGCCGCCAGCTCATGCGCATTGATGAGGAAGCCCAAATGCCCAAGCCCCGCTCCCGCTTCGGTTTCCCCAACGACCAGTTCTATTTCAAGAGCCAGGACGAGATGAACCACCTGTTCCGGGACGTGCCGGAAAGCGTGGACAACACCAACGAAATTGTAGACAAAATCACGCCGCCCAAGCTGCAGCGCGACATTTTGCTCCCTAATTTTCCCATTCCCGCGCCCTTCGCCAACGCCGATGAATTCCTGCGCGAGCTGACCTACGTGGGGGCTTTCGGGCCGAGTGCAGGCAAAGGCGTGGTGACCATGACCAAGCCGCCCCGCTATTCCGAGCGCACGCCGGAAATCGAGGAACGCCTGGATTATGAGCTGCGCATCATTGAAACCATGGGGTTTGCGGGCTACTTTCTTATCACCCAAGACTTTATCAACCACGGCCGCAGTGTGGGCGTGGCCGTAGGGCCAGGCCGGGGCTCAGCGGCGGGCTCGGCGGTGGCCTACTGCGTGGGCATCACCAACATCGACCCGATTAAGTATTCCCTACTGTTCGAGCGTTTCCTGAATCCGGAGCGCGTATCGATGCCTGATATTGACATCGATTTCGACGACGTGAACCGTCAGCGCGTCATCGACTACGTGGTGGGTAAGTACGGCAAAACCCAGGTGGCCCAGATTATCACCTTCGGTACCATGGCCGCCAAGTCCAGCATCAAGGACGTGGCCCGGGCCATGGAGCTACCCCTGCCCCAGACCAACGAACTGGCCAAGATGGTACCCGAGCAGGTAGGCACCACCCTGCAAAAAGCCTTTGCCGAAAACCAGGAGCTGGACATGATTCGGCGCGACGACGCCCCCGACAACCTGCGCGGGCAAATTCTGCGTCTGGCTGAGAAGCTGGAAGGCTCGGTGCGCAACACGGGCATCCACGCCGCCGGCGTCATCATCGCCCCCGACGACATCACCAAGTACATTCCGGTGTCCACGTCCAAGGACTCGGATTTACTCGTTACCCAGTTCGACGGTAAGGTGATTGAGAGTGCCGGGATGCTGAAAATGGACTTCCTGGGGCTCAAGACGCTCACGATTATCGTGGACGCCCTGGCCCTGATCAAGAAGAACCACGGCGTCGACATCAACATCGACGACATCCCGCTCGACGACCCCAAAACCTACGAGCTGTACCAGCGCGGCGACACGATTGGCACGTTCCAGTTTGAATCCGAGGGCATGCGCATGTACCTCAAGGACCTCAAGCCCACCAACATCGAGGACCTGATTGCCATGAACGCCCTGTACCGGCCAGGCCCCATGCAGTTCATCCCGAACTTCATCAACCGCAAGCACGGCCGCGAGGAAATTGAATACCCCCACGAGCTGCTGGAGCCCATCCTGAACTACTCCCAGGGCATTATGGTGTACCAGGAGCAGATCATGCAGGCCGCCCAGATTCTGGCCGGTTACTCCCTGGGCGGCGCCGATTTGCTACGCCGGGCCATGGGTAAGAAAGACATGAAAAAGATGGCGCAGGAGCGGGAGAAATTCTGCGAGGGCGCCAAGAAGCTGCACGGCATCGTGGCCAAAAAGGCCAATGAGGTGTTCGACGTGATGGAGAAGTTTGCGGCTTACGGCTTCAACCGCTCCCACTCCGCCGCCTACTCGGTGGTTGCCTACCAGACGGGTTATCTAAAAGCGAACTACCCCGCCGAGTACATGGCCGCTGTGCTGACCAACAACATGTCGGACATTAAGAAGGTGACTTTCTTTATTGAGGAAGCCCGCCGCCAGGGCGTGGCCGTACTCGGGCCCGACGTGAACGAATCCATCCTCAAGTTCAACGTAAACGAAAAGGGCCAGATCCGCTTTGGCATGGCCGCCGTGAAGGGCGCGGGCGAGGCCGCCATTGAAAACATTGTGCAGGAGCGCGACAAAAAAGGCCCCTACACTGATATTTTCGACTTCTCGAAGCGCGTGAACCTGCGGGCCGTGAACAAGAAAACATTTGAAAGCCTGGCTCTCTCGGGCGCTTTCGACTCGTTTGAGCGCTACCACCGCCGTCAGTTTGTGGAGGCCCCCAGCGGCGACCAGAACCTAATTGAGAAAGCCGTGCGTATGGGCCAGCAATACCAGGCCGACCAGGATTCGGCCCAGCAGAGTCTGTTTGGGGGCGGGGCCTTTGGGGCCGTAGCCATGCCCCTACCCAAAGTGGCCGACATGGAGCCTTGGGCCGCTACGGAGCTGCTGCGCCGCGAAAAAGAGGTAGTAGGCTTTTACCTCTCCGGCCACCCACTGGATGACTTCAAGCTGGAAATTGACTCCTACTGCACCTGCGGGCTGGACAAGGTAGAGAACTACAAAAACCGCGAGGTGACGGTAGCAGGCCTGATTTCCAATGTGCTGTTTAAAACCACCAAGACCGGTCAGCCCTTCGTTTCCTTCAGCGTGGAAGACTACGAGTCGAGTCTGAACCTAGCTTTGTTCCGCGACGACTACTCCCGCTTCTCGGCCCTGATAAACCCGCGCAACTACGACAAAGAACAGGTACCGCCCATGTACATCCGGGGCAAGTACGCCCAGCGCTTCCGCGACTCCGACCAGTTTGAGTTTAAGATTCTGACCATGGAGCCCCTGTTCAACGTGGCTGAGAAGCTCGCCAACGGCGTGCGCGTGCAACTGGACCTGCGTACCATCACGGAGCCCTTCATGGACCGGTTCATGGAAGCCGTGGAAGGCTGCGCCGGCTCGAAGAAGCTCGAAATCAAGTTCGCCGAGCCCCATGAGCACCTGACGGTAGACACCTACTCCCGCCGCTACCGCATTGAGCCCAAGGAATTCATCCGCAAAATGCGCGAAATGGAAATCGACGCCTGCCAATTGATTTAA